From Lolium perenne isolate Kyuss_39 chromosome 5, Kyuss_2.0, whole genome shotgun sequence, a single genomic window includes:
- the LOC127299193 gene encoding uncharacterized protein — translation MVKRDKVLTGRALVPGGLVAECSSSSTIDRRQQPLRAAPARPPSPAEQGDVPDHDARGTDGTAASADEGGAAATEWVSRKRRPSLDGRRTTSTAQLVSRKRSSVRSPTRPSFAGKGEATGRRALRGSLPTPSGSAPNSLSPGSCGRQRRAVGLLLEEDDSKFGPD, via the exons ATGGTAAAAAG AGACAAGGTTCTCACCGGCAGGGCCCTCGTCCCCGGCGGGTTGGTTGCAGAATGTAGCAGCAGCAGCACGatcgaccggcggcagcagccgttGCGAGCTGCTCCTGCGCGTCCCCCGTCCCCGGCGGAGCAGGGCGACGTCCCGGACCACGACGCGAGGGGCACGGACGGGACGGCCGCGAGCGCGGACGAAGGCGGCGCAGCGGCGACGGAGTGGGTCTCGAGGAAGAGGAGGCCAAGCCTCGACGGCCGCCGGACGACCTCGACGGCACAGTTGGTGTCGAGGAAGAGGAGCTCGGTGAGGTCGCCCACGAGGCCTTCCTTCGCAGGGAAAGGAGAAGCGACCGGCCGGCGGGCCCTCCGCGGGAGCCTCCCGACACCGAGCGGATCCGCCCCGAACTCCCTCTCGCCGGGGAGCTGCGGACGGCAGCGCCGCGCCGTCGGCCTCCTCCTTGAGGAAGACGACTCTAAATTTGGACCTGATTGA